In Bacteroidales bacterium, one DNA window encodes the following:
- a CDS encoding PDZ domain-containing protein, translating to MMLQAMDDARLLRFPDINQNLIAFVYAGDIWTVNASGGEARRLTSHEGLELFPKISPDGKWIAFSAEYSGNRQIWVMPSEGGPAKQLTYYNSVGVMPPRGGFDNVVLDWMPDSKQILIRANRTEFGERQGKYFLVGLDGGLETPLQIVNGGFAVLSPDAKKICFTPVDREFRTWKRYKGGRATDLWIYDLENNTSEQITDFAGSDQWPVWHGDNIYFASDRDLRLNIHRYNTQTKETTQLTFHKEFDVMWPSGRNGKIVYENGGHLYVLDLNSGDSEKITVSMNFDNPDLASYFKNVKDDIHSFSVSPTGKRALFDARGDIFSVPAEHGVVQNLTETQGVREVYPKWSPDGKYISYYSDATGEYEVYLLENKKSAKPKQLTFNSSAWKYEPEWSPDSRYLAYSDRTLKLWLLDVETGSQTEVDHATMSEIRSFGFSPDSEWLTYDKESENGLSAVWVYNIAAKKATQLTDDQFSDRQPVFGNCGKFLFFVSNRDFNLSFSSFEFDYLYTKASKIYAVALKDDGSRLIKEKSDDEPVAKEEKEVEKPSKEKPKEEAPKTEKVKVGIDFEGINNRIEALPVAAGDYRLIGPGDGGLLYISDGKLMRYNGADQKTEEIMERVTWARPTNDGKMFMYRSGGDYGIARVAPNQKPGTGKLNLDNLDMKIDPRKEWEQIYDDGLRIFRDYFYVDNLHGVDFEGLKKSYGAMLPYVGHRFDLDYILNEFVSEFNAGHAYVDWGDFQNVKRIDGGLLGADLEADKNTGRYKITKIYAGENWNSSRRSPLTEGGVDVNEGDYLISINGKEITIADNPYEYLENLGGKTIEITVNTNPTASGARTSTIKTITSELELFYYNWVNERREMVDKLSGGRIGYIHVPNTAQDGNREMYRGMYTYHNKEALIIDDRYNGGGFIPDRLIDLLDRRTMNYWHRNGLWPSKSSAIAHDGPKAMLINGYASSGGDALPYYFKKTGQGILIGTRTWGGLIGISGNARMVDGGYISVPRFGIFDENEEWIIEGIGVYPDIEVVERPEQLVKGIDACIEKAVEVLLKELEDNPVKKASPPAPPDRSKWIEVEIE from the coding sequence ATGATGCTGCAGGCTATGGATGACGCCCGCCTGCTCCGTTTCCCTGACATCAACCAAAATCTTATCGCATTCGTTTATGCAGGTGATATCTGGACTGTAAATGCCAGCGGTGGCGAAGCACGTCGCCTTACCTCCCATGAAGGGCTGGAATTATTTCCTAAAATTTCACCGGATGGAAAATGGATCGCATTTTCTGCAGAATATTCCGGTAACCGCCAGATTTGGGTGATGCCCTCCGAAGGCGGCCCTGCAAAACAATTGACTTATTATAACTCAGTTGGCGTAATGCCCCCTCGCGGAGGCTTCGACAATGTGGTGCTGGACTGGATGCCCGATAGTAAACAAATTCTGATCCGCGCCAACCGCACAGAGTTTGGCGAACGCCAGGGAAAATACTTCCTTGTAGGTCTTGATGGCGGACTTGAAACTCCCTTACAAATTGTCAATGGTGGCTTCGCGGTGCTTTCGCCTGATGCCAAAAAGATTTGCTTTACCCCTGTTGACCGTGAATTCCGTACGTGGAAACGATATAAAGGCGGGCGCGCTACCGATTTGTGGATTTACGATCTTGAAAACAATACTTCAGAGCAAATCACAGACTTTGCCGGCAGCGACCAATGGCCGGTTTGGCACGGCGACAATATTTATTTCGCTTCCGACCGCGATCTGCGCCTGAACATTCACCGTTACAACACCCAAACCAAAGAAACTACCCAACTCACATTCCATAAGGAATTTGACGTAATGTGGCCATCGGGTCGCAATGGGAAAATAGTGTATGAAAACGGTGGCCACCTCTATGTTTTGGATTTGAACTCCGGGGATTCTGAAAAAATCACTGTTTCAATGAATTTCGACAACCCAGACCTGGCATCTTACTTCAAAAATGTGAAAGACGATATTCATAGTTTCTCGGTTTCGCCAACCGGTAAACGCGCCCTCTTTGATGCACGCGGCGATATTTTCTCGGTTCCCGCCGAACATGGGGTCGTACAAAACCTGACAGAAACACAGGGCGTTCGAGAGGTTTATCCAAAGTGGTCTCCCGATGGCAAATACATTTCTTACTATTCTGATGCTACTGGTGAATACGAAGTGTATTTGCTTGAAAACAAAAAAAGTGCGAAACCAAAGCAGCTTACCTTCAATTCCTCTGCATGGAAATACGAACCGGAATGGTCGCCCGACAGTCGTTATCTTGCATATAGCGATCGCACTCTGAAGCTGTGGCTCCTGGATGTTGAAACTGGTTCGCAAACAGAAGTTGACCATGCCACTATGAGTGAAATCCGTTCTTTTGGTTTTTCGCCTGATAGCGAATGGCTTACCTACGATAAAGAATCAGAAAACGGATTGTCTGCTGTTTGGGTTTACAATATTGCTGCAAAGAAAGCAACGCAACTTACCGATGATCAATTCAGTGACCGTCAGCCTGTTTTTGGCAATTGCGGCAAGTTCCTGTTTTTTGTTTCGAACCGTGATTTCAATCTCTCATTTTCAAGTTTTGAGTTCGATTATCTCTATACCAAGGCTTCGAAAATTTATGCTGTTGCTTTGAAGGATGATGGTTCGAGGCTTATAAAGGAAAAGAGCGATGATGAACCGGTAGCGAAGGAAGAAAAAGAAGTGGAAAAACCATCGAAAGAAAAACCAAAAGAAGAAGCACCCAAGACTGAGAAAGTTAAGGTGGGAATTGACTTTGAAGGTATCAACAACCGGATTGAAGCCCTTCCTGTTGCTGCCGGTGATTACCGTTTAATTGGCCCGGGTGATGGCGGTTTGCTTTATATCAGTGATGGCAAACTGATGCGCTACAATGGCGCGGATCAGAAAACGGAAGAGATCATGGAAAGGGTGACCTGGGCAAGGCCAACCAATGATGGTAAAATGTTTATGTATCGCTCAGGTGGTGATTACGGGATTGCGCGTGTGGCCCCGAACCAAAAGCCCGGAACAGGCAAACTAAACCTCGACAACCTTGACATGAAGATTGACCCACGTAAAGAATGGGAACAGATTTACGATGACGGCCTGCGCATTTTCCGCGATTATTTTTATGTGGACAACCTGCACGGCGTTGATTTTGAAGGCCTGAAAAAAAGTTACGGAGCCATGTTGCCCTATGTTGGCCACCGCTTCGACCTGGATTATATCCTGAATGAATTTGTTTCGGAATTCAATGCAGGCCATGCCTATGTGGATTGGGGCGATTTCCAGAATGTGAAAAGAATTGATGGCGGATTACTTGGCGCTGACCTTGAAGCCGATAAAAATACCGGTCGTTACAAAATAACAAAAATCTATGCCGGTGAAAACTGGAACAGCAGCCGTCGCTCACCCCTAACGGAAGGCGGTGTGGATGTGAATGAAGGCGATTACCTGATCAGCATCAACGGCAAGGAAATTACAATAGCCGATAATCCTTATGAATATCTTGAGAACCTTGGTGGCAAAACAATTGAAATTACTGTGAACACAAATCCAACAGCAAGCGGTGCAAGAACATCAACCATTAAAACCATCACCAGCGAATTGGAATTGTTCTATTACAACTGGGTGAATGAACGCCGTGAAATGGTTGATAAACTTTCGGGTGGCCGGATAGGATATATTCATGTTCCGAACACGGCACAGGATGGCAATCGCGAAATGTATCGCGGAATGTACACCTATCACAACAAAGAAGCGCTGATCATTGACGACCGTTACAACGGTGGTGGCTTTATTCCTGATCGTTTGATTGACCTCCTGGACCGTCGTACCATGAATTACTGGCACCGCAATGGATTGTGGCCCAGCAAATCTTCCGCAATTGCCCATGATGGGCCAAAAGCTATGCTCATAAACGGATATGCATCATCAGGCGGTGATGCCTTGCCTTATTATTTTAAGAAAACTGGTCAGGGCATCTTAATCGGAACCCGCACCTGGGGTGGCTTGATTGGTATTTCGGGAAATGCACGCATGGTTGATGGTGGGTATATTTCGGTTCCACGCTTCGGCATATTCGATGAAAACGAAGAATGGATCATTGAAGGTATCGGTGTTTATCCGGATATTGAAGTGGTTGAGCGCCCCGAGCAATTGGTCAAAGGTATTGATGCCTGCATTGAAAAGGCCGTTGAGGTGCTGTTGAAAGAACTTGAAGATAACCCAGTAAAGAAAGCTTCCCCTCCTGCTCCGCCCGATAGAAGCAAATGGATTGAAGTAGAGATTGAGTAG
- a CDS encoding endonuclease/exonuclease/phosphatase family protein: MKHFRKLILLLAGILQIVSSDAQELKLMTYNIRFANPADAPHTWPARNPLVINQIFELDPDIIGFQEVLHQQVLDLEKDLPTYTRIGVGRDDGKIAGEYSPLFFRTDRFSLSESGTFWLSDTPEQISVGWDAALPRIATWATMTDRTTQELLLVINTHFDHIGKTARLNSIKLLANFLREQRAAHKHLILMGDLNTGPDDEPYKWLMEQDLLSDPFYEAEHRTGPVGTYNAFNYAHQSERIDYILLDPTLKVQQYRVLMESYKGILPSDHWPVMVIATKP; this comes from the coding sequence ATGAAACACTTCAGAAAACTTATACTATTGCTTGCTGGCATCTTACAAATTGTTAGTTCAGATGCCCAGGAGTTAAAGCTGATGACTTACAACATCCGCTTTGCCAATCCCGCCGATGCGCCTCATACATGGCCGGCCCGGAATCCTTTGGTGATTAATCAGATTTTTGAGCTTGATCCGGATATTATCGGATTTCAGGAAGTATTGCATCAGCAGGTGTTGGATCTTGAAAAAGATTTGCCCACCTACACGCGGATTGGTGTTGGAAGGGACGATGGGAAAATAGCAGGGGAATATTCGCCATTGTTTTTCAGGACTGACCGGTTTTCTCTTTCCGAATCCGGCACATTCTGGCTATCAGATACGCCTGAACAAATATCAGTTGGTTGGGATGCAGCTTTGCCGCGCATCGCAACCTGGGCAACAATGACGGATCGCACAACGCAGGAATTGTTGCTTGTGATCAATACCCATTTTGATCACATCGGAAAAACTGCAAGACTGAACAGTATTAAATTACTCGCTAATTTTCTACGTGAACAACGCGCTGCCCACAAACACCTTATCCTGATGGGCGACCTGAATACCGGGCCTGATGATGAGCCTTACAAATGGCTGATGGAGCAAGATTTGTTGTCCGATCCGTTTTATGAAGCCGAACACAGGACAGGCCCGGTTGGTACTTATAATGCGTTCAATTATGCACATCAAAGTGAGCGTATTGACTATATTTTGCTTGACCCTACTTTAAAGGTTCAGCAATACAGGGTGTTGATGGAATCGTACAAAGGCATTTTGCCTTCCGATCACTGGCCGGTGATGGTGATTGCAACCAAACCATGA
- a CDS encoding tyrosine--tRNA ligase translates to MNFVEELRWRGMIHDMMPGTEEYLSKAVGTAYVGIDPTADSLHIGHLVGVMMLKHFQRCGHKPLALVGGATGMIGDPSGKSQERNLLDEAALRHNQECLKNQLKKFLDFDPSLPNSAEMVNNYDWMKDYTFLDFIRDIGKHITINYMLAKDSVKKRVEGEAATGLSFTEFTYQLVQGYDFLYLSRSKNCHLQMGGSDQWGNITTGTELIRRIDGGEAFALTCPLITKADGGKFGKTESGNVWLDPEKTSPYQFYQFWLNTSDADAAKYMKIFTLFSKEEVETMTARHLEAPHLRFLQKELARDLTIRVHSEADYNAAVEASEILFGKGTTETLRNLDEKTLLSVFEGVPTCEVQKSEIESGVQVLEFLADKTGIFPSRGEARRMVKDGGVMINKEKVSEQHMISTDGLLSNRYLLVQKGKKNYFLVIAV, encoded by the coding sequence ATGAACTTTGTTGAAGAACTACGCTGGCGTGGCATGATCCACGACATGATGCCGGGAACCGAAGAATACCTTTCAAAAGCGGTGGGAACTGCTTATGTGGGCATTGACCCCACAGCCGATTCCCTTCATATCGGGCATTTGGTGGGTGTGATGATGTTAAAACATTTTCAGCGCTGCGGCCATAAACCGCTTGCACTGGTGGGTGGCGCAACGGGCATGATTGGCGATCCATCAGGTAAATCGCAGGAACGCAACCTGCTTGACGAAGCCGCACTGCGCCATAACCAGGAATGCCTGAAAAACCAGTTGAAGAAATTCCTTGATTTCGACCCCAGCCTTCCCAACAGCGCTGAAATGGTGAACAACTACGATTGGATGAAGGATTATACTTTCCTGGATTTTATCCGTGATATTGGCAAGCACATTACCATCAACTACATGCTGGCCAAAGATTCTGTTAAAAAGCGCGTGGAAGGTGAGGCTGCAACGGGTTTATCATTTACGGAGTTCACGTATCAACTGGTTCAGGGATACGACTTTCTATACTTGTCCCGCTCTAAAAACTGCCATTTGCAAATGGGCGGCAGCGACCAATGGGGCAATATTACAACAGGCACCGAACTTATCCGCCGCATTGATGGAGGCGAAGCCTTTGCGCTTACCTGTCCGCTGATTACCAAAGCTGACGGTGGAAAGTTCGGAAAAACCGAAAGCGGCAATGTTTGGCTCGATCCGGAAAAAACTTCTCCGTATCAGTTTTACCAATTCTGGCTCAACACTTCCGATGCCGATGCGGCAAAGTATATGAAAATTTTCACCCTTTTCAGCAAGGAAGAAGTGGAAACCATGACCGCAAGACATCTTGAAGCGCCACACTTGCGCTTCCTGCAAAAGGAACTCGCCCGTGATCTCACCATCAGGGTTCATTCCGAAGCAGACTACAATGCAGCTGTGGAAGCATCTGAAATCCTTTTCGGGAAAGGCACCACTGAAACGCTTAGGAACCTGGATGAAAAGACACTGTTATCGGTATTTGAAGGTGTTCCTACCTGCGAGGTTCAGAAATCAGAAATTGAATCCGGTGTGCAGGTACTTGAGTTTCTGGCTGACAAAACCGGAATTTTCCCATCCCGTGGCGAAGCACGTAGAATGGTGAAAGATGGCGGTGTGATGATCAACAAGGAAAAAGTTTCAGAACAGCACATGATTTCCACAGATGGGCTGCTTAGCAATCGCTATCTGTTGGTTCAGAAAGGGAAAAAGAATTATTTCCTTGTGATCGCAGTATAA
- a CDS encoding CotH kinase family protein, with product MKTRYHLLLVLFMFTTAFVSQGQVVINEYSVSNLHQFADNYSHHEDWIELHNTGTVAINIGGYYLSDQEDNPTKWQFPAFTLIPANGYLLIWASGRNESENGHFHTNFRLSQTKANPEHIVFSDPSGSVLEIQQLQLTQLGHSRGRITNGGNIWGVFTNPTPGSSNNMATHFEGYASRPQMNYEAGFYEVSLVVELTTEEPNAVIRYTTNGNTPVSTSPLYLMPLSVASTSIVQARVFSNNPAILPSLIEFNTYFINESHELVVLSVSANEILLLLNGDASLEPQGTIEYFNTDGLRTNAGYGEFNKHGQDSWVHPQRSIDFVMRDEMGYNHALQEKLFTLSEREEFQRIIIRAEGDDNYPGIDTSAHMRDVLIQNLAQKSGMNLDVRKGSKAVVYANGQYWGVYSIREKVDDHDFTNYYYNQDKFNIQFLKYWGSLWAEYGGDKALDDWFEFRNLMLSGDVNNPLTFGFIKANYDYTSLVDYVIINSFVVCSDWLNWNVGWWRGLSPDGSHHKWAYILWDEDATFGHYINYTGIPGQHPYVSPCYPEYLSSWSDPQKHIEILNKLRQNPEVEQYYISRYLDLKNTAFVKEDLLQYVDSMAALVSPEMTRHATRWGGSFQQWEDNVQKLRNFIANRCDYLGSGLMSCYDLDGPFDFTINAEPAGVGMVKLNSLMLENFPWSGEYYGGVDMKLTAIATNTSYEFDYWELVNHSASPDTTAEAITISPSNWENIVAHFKPKSFADSLVINEINYRSSSSFDSEDWVEFYNPQEYTLDISGWVFKDDDDAHSFIFPASTFIEPFGYLVLCRDTIKFKDRYPQVSNYIGDMGFGFSSDGELIRLYNQDQVIIDTVHYLNYIPWPPEANGGGFTLELIHPSLDNALPESWMASPLQGTPGAMNSFLTYVPNQPEPFKKASFAVIPNPATDKAVILIEADEPIIRGSLKLINSQGVEVLQIDNISTQLVHINAHNLARGLYLFRFVDEHSKLIGNGKIVFH from the coding sequence ATGAAAACCCGGTATCATTTATTATTGGTGCTGTTCATGTTCACAACAGCATTTGTTTCACAGGGGCAGGTTGTTATCAACGAATATTCAGTTTCTAACCTTCATCAGTTTGCTGATAATTACAGCCATCACGAAGATTGGATCGAATTACATAACACTGGAACCGTAGCTATCAATATTGGTGGCTACTATCTGAGCGATCAGGAAGACAACCCCACCAAATGGCAATTTCCTGCCTTCACTTTGATCCCGGCAAACGGCTACCTGCTTATTTGGGCTTCAGGAAGAAATGAATCTGAAAACGGGCATTTTCATACTAATTTCCGGCTCAGCCAAACGAAAGCCAATCCAGAACATATTGTTTTCTCAGATCCCTCAGGAAGCGTACTTGAAATACAACAATTACAACTTACACAGCTTGGCCATTCAAGAGGAAGGATCACCAATGGTGGTAATATCTGGGGTGTTTTCACCAATCCTACTCCGGGGAGTTCAAACAATATGGCTACACATTTTGAAGGCTATGCATCAAGACCCCAGATGAATTATGAAGCCGGCTTTTATGAAGTCAGTCTTGTTGTAGAGTTAACTACTGAAGAACCTAATGCCGTAATTCGCTACACAACCAACGGAAACACGCCTGTTTCCACATCTCCGCTTTATCTGATGCCGCTTTCGGTGGCATCAACAAGCATTGTGCAGGCTCGGGTATTCAGCAATAATCCTGCAATCTTACCATCGCTGATTGAGTTCAACACATACTTTATCAATGAATCGCACGAATTGGTTGTACTTTCGGTGTCAGCCAATGAGATTTTGTTGTTGCTCAACGGAGATGCCAGCCTTGAGCCTCAAGGAACAATTGAATATTTTAACACGGATGGATTGCGCACCAATGCTGGTTATGGGGAGTTTAACAAACATGGACAAGATTCCTGGGTGCATCCGCAAAGAAGTATTGATTTTGTGATGCGTGATGAAATGGGATACAATCACGCCCTGCAGGAAAAACTGTTCACCCTCTCTGAGCGCGAAGAATTCCAGCGTATAATCATAAGGGCGGAAGGCGATGACAACTACCCGGGCATTGACACATCTGCGCATATGCGGGATGTGCTGATACAAAATCTGGCTCAAAAATCTGGTATGAACCTCGACGTAAGGAAAGGGTCAAAAGCTGTTGTGTATGCCAACGGGCAATATTGGGGAGTTTATTCCATCCGCGAAAAGGTTGATGATCACGATTTCACCAACTATTATTATAATCAGGACAAATTCAACATTCAATTTCTAAAATACTGGGGTTCGCTTTGGGCAGAATACGGCGGCGACAAAGCCCTGGATGACTGGTTCGAGTTCAGGAATCTGATGTTGAGCGGAGATGTGAATAATCCGCTTACTTTCGGTTTTATCAAAGCAAATTACGATTATACAAGCCTGGTAGATTATGTGATCATTAACTCATTTGTAGTATGTTCCGACTGGCTTAATTGGAATGTTGGCTGGTGGCGTGGATTAAGCCCTGATGGATCGCACCATAAATGGGCCTATATTCTTTGGGATGAAGATGCAACATTTGGTCACTATATAAATTATACCGGAATTCCCGGGCAGCATCCTTACGTTTCGCCTTGCTATCCCGAGTACCTTTCCAGTTGGTCCGATCCCCAAAAACACATTGAAATTCTAAATAAGCTCAGGCAAAATCCGGAAGTAGAACAATACTACATTTCACGCTACCTTGACTTGAAAAATACAGCTTTTGTCAAGGAAGATCTTTTGCAGTATGTTGACAGTATGGCTGCCCTTGTGTCGCCAGAAATGACCAGGCATGCCACAAGGTGGGGTGGGAGCTTCCAGCAATGGGAAGACAATGTGCAGAAATTGAGAAATTTCATAGCCAACCGTTGCGATTATCTTGGATCAGGCCTGATGAGTTGCTATGATCTTGATGGCCCTTTCGATTTTACGATTAATGCCGAACCAGCAGGTGTTGGAATGGTTAAACTGAATTCTCTGATGCTGGAAAACTTTCCGTGGAGCGGCGAGTACTATGGCGGGGTGGATATGAAACTTACAGCCATCGCTACAAATACTAGTTATGAATTCGACTACTGGGAACTGGTCAATCATTCCGCTTCACCCGACACCACTGCTGAAGCAATCACAATCAGCCCATCAAACTGGGAAAACATTGTTGCACATTTTAAGCCTAAGTCATTTGCAGATTCTTTGGTAATTAATGAAATCAACTACAGATCATCAAGCAGTTTTGATTCAGAAGATTGGGTTGAATTTTATAATCCTCAGGAATATACGCTTGACATAAGCGGTTGGGTTTTCAAAGATGATGATGATGCCCACTCATTTATTTTTCCGGCATCAACATTTATTGAACCGTTTGGCTACCTCGTGCTTTGCCGCGATACAATCAAATTCAAAGACAGGTATCCGCAAGTAAGTAATTATATTGGAGATATGGGTTTTGGTTTCAGCAGCGATGGAGAACTGATCAGGTTGTATAACCAAGACCAGGTTATTATAGACACGGTTCATTATTTGAATTATATTCCCTGGCCACCGGAAGCAAATGGCGGCGGTTTCACACTTGAGCTGATCCATCCTTCGCTTGACAATGCCCTGCCCGAAAGCTGGATGGCATCACCTTTGCAAGGAACACCCGGCGCAATGAACAGCTTCTTGACTTACGTACCCAATCAACCCGAACCATTTAAAAAAGCATCTTTTGCAGTGATACCAAATCCGGCAACAGACAAGGCTGTTATCTTGATCGAAGCTGACGAACCGATTATACGGGGAAGCCTGAAGTTAATCAACTCTCAGGGTGTTGAAGTACTGCAAATAGATAATATAAGCACGCAGCTAGTTCATATCAACGCCCACAATCTTGCCAGGGGATTATATCTTTTCAGGTTCGTTGACGAACACAGTAAACTGATTGGAAACGGGAAAATAGTATTTCATTAG
- a CDS encoding aminotransferase class IV, producing the protein MTEFTRDNFICNGLIKAGAEFEECFGQHSKYIYEVFRVQAGIPVFIEDHLDRLWKTVELENIKLPFSRNTMLADIVTLIQANPTGEGNIKIFISLPVHSPIIRLVYFTPHQYPSTEQFNTGVAVSLFRAERGNPNAKVMDVALRSATDVAKKEEAVYEVLLVDRDGFITEGSRSNVFFIQNNRLITPPIESVLQGITRKQIMQICDEESIPVSEQKVHYNELNVMDAAFISGTSRRVLPVGRIAGLAFNSSNQVIRQLQQLFELRVTKYLLLHKNDFSSDLSSSGNQFRTSWFNGIKMF; encoded by the coding sequence ATGACAGAATTTACAAGGGATAATTTTATCTGTAATGGCCTCATCAAGGCTGGCGCTGAATTTGAGGAGTGTTTCGGCCAGCATTCAAAATATATTTACGAAGTCTTCAGGGTGCAAGCAGGAATTCCTGTTTTTATAGAAGATCATTTAGACAGGCTGTGGAAAACTGTAGAATTAGAAAATATTAAGCTACCATTTTCCCGAAATACAATGCTGGCGGATATCGTCACACTAATTCAGGCCAATCCAACTGGCGAAGGGAACATAAAAATATTTATCAGTTTGCCAGTCCACAGCCCTATCATCAGACTGGTGTATTTTACCCCGCATCAATATCCATCAACGGAGCAATTTAACACTGGTGTGGCTGTGAGCCTTTTTCGCGCAGAAAGGGGAAATCCCAATGCCAAGGTGATGGACGTTGCACTTCGGAGCGCAACAGACGTGGCGAAAAAGGAAGAAGCTGTTTATGAGGTCTTATTGGTTGACCGTGATGGCTTTATTACTGAAGGCAGCCGCTCAAATGTTTTTTTTATTCAGAACAACCGGCTGATTACCCCGCCCATTGAGTCGGTTCTGCAAGGAATAACCCGAAAACAGATAATGCAGATTTGTGATGAAGAAAGCATTCCTGTTTCAGAGCAAAAAGTTCATTACAACGAATTGAATGTTATGGATGCTGCTTTTATTTCCGGAACATCAAGAAGGGTGCTTCCCGTTGGTCGGATTGCCGGCCTGGCTTTCAACTCTTCCAATCAAGTTATCAGACAGTTGCAACAACTGTTCGAGTTGCGTGTTACAAAATACTTATTGTTGCATAAAAATGATTTTTCAAGCGATCTTTCATCTTCTGGCAATCAATTTCGAACATCCTGGTTCAATGGTATCAAAATGTTTTAA
- a CDS encoding NAD-dependent epimerase/dehydratase family protein, which produces MILVTGGTGLVGIRLLFDLVAGRKQVRAIKRKSSSLVMLEKIFHVLSDRADEMLQQIEWVNGDVQDYLSLEAALQGVEQVYHCAAVVSFDPKDKPMMMGINVGGTANVVNASLAAGIEKLVFVSSVAALGRAEENIMIDENGDWSDSKENSAYAKSKYAAEREVWRGMAEGLNVVIVNPSIILGPGDPHKSSAKLLSTAIKGNLFYTEGVNAFVDVRDVSRAMIALMESNLANERFIINQGNYSYRHIFNLMAEGFGKKHPRIEVKPWMFEILWRVDKFRSVISGTSPLITRETARTSSKKYLYSNEKIRKALNFSFISIEESIRENCNWFRQISS; this is translated from the coding sequence ATGATCCTTGTTACTGGTGGTACCGGCCTTGTTGGAATCCGATTATTGTTTGATCTTGTTGCAGGTCGAAAACAGGTGAGGGCTATAAAAAGAAAATCTTCTTCACTAGTTATGCTTGAGAAGATATTTCATGTGCTAAGCGATCGCGCCGATGAGATGCTTCAACAAATCGAATGGGTGAATGGTGATGTGCAGGATTACCTTTCGCTTGAAGCTGCCTTGCAGGGCGTTGAACAGGTGTATCATTGCGCGGCGGTGGTTTCTTTCGACCCGAAGGACAAGCCCATGATGATGGGCATCAATGTAGGTGGAACTGCCAACGTCGTAAATGCTTCTCTTGCTGCCGGAATTGAGAAATTGGTTTTTGTTAGCTCAGTTGCTGCCCTGGGCCGTGCTGAAGAAAACATCATGATTGACGAAAATGGCGATTGGAGTGATTCAAAAGAAAACTCAGCCTACGCAAAAAGCAAATATGCTGCCGAGCGTGAAGTATGGCGGGGTATGGCCGAAGGTCTTAATGTAGTTATTGTAAACCCTTCCATCATACTAGGACCGGGTGATCCTCATAAAAGCTCGGCAAAACTTCTTTCGACTGCTATAAAGGGCAACCTATTTTATACCGAAGGTGTGAATGCTTTTGTGGATGTACGCGATGTGAGTCGTGCGATGATAGCGTTAATGGAAAGTAATCTTGCGAACGAGCGCTTCATCATCAACCAGGGTAATTATTCGTACCGCCACATTTTCAACCTCATGGCAGAAGGTTTCGGGAAAAAGCATCCCCGCATCGAAGTTAAACCCTGGATGTTTGAAATACTTTGGCGAGTGGATAAATTTCGAAGTGTGATTTCCGGAACATCTCCTTTGATTACCCGCGAAACAGCCCGAACTTCAAGCAAAAAGTATCTTTACAGCAATGAGAAAATACGCAAGGCGCTGAATTTTAGCTTCATTTCTATTGAAGAAAGCATTAGAGAAAATTGCAACTGGTTCAGACAAATCAGTTCCTGA